Proteins from one Elgaria multicarinata webbii isolate HBS135686 ecotype San Diego chromosome 3, rElgMul1.1.pri, whole genome shotgun sequence genomic window:
- the CTDSP2 gene encoding carboxy-terminal domain RNA polymerase II polypeptide A small phosphatase 2 isoform X1, translated as MESRSIITQVQRDEALVLSKQVLVSKSSPKKPRGRNIFKALFCCLRAQNVGQSAFGGEHGPHKEETSTIAKSDLLQCLQYQFYQIPGTCLLPEVTQQDRGRICVVIDLDETLVHSSFKPINNADFIVPVEIEGTTHQVYVLKRPFVDEFLRRMGELFECVLFTASLAKYADPVTDLLDKCGVFRTRLFRESCVFHQGCYVKDLSRLGRDLRKTLILDNSPASYIFHPENAVPVQSWFDDMADTELLNLIPIFEELSEAEDVYTSLGQLRAP; from the exons TCTTGGTGTCCAAATCCTCCCCAAAGAAGCCTCGTGGCCGGAACATCTTCAAGGCTCTTTTCTGTTGCCTCCGTGCACAGAATGTCGGGCAGTCAGCCTTTGGTGGAGAGCATGGCCCGCATAAGGAGGAGACCAGCACCATTGCCAAG TCTGATCTGTTGCAGTGTCTTCAATACCAGTTTTACCAG ATTCCTGGGACGTGCCTTCTCCCTGAGGTGACTCAGCAAGATCGGGGCCGAATATGTGTGGTGATTGATCTGGATGAGACCTTAGTGCACAGCTCCTTCAAG CCGATCAACAATGCCGACTTCATAGTGCCTGTCGAAATAGAAGGGACGACCCATCAG GTGTATGTGCTGAAGAGGCCATTTGTAGATGAGTTCCTGAGGCGGATGGGGGAGCTGTTTGAGTGTGTGCTGTTCACTGCCAGCCTGGCTAAG TATGCTGACCCAGTAACTGACCTGCTGGACAAGTGTGGAGTCTTCCGAACCCGCCTTTTCCGGGAGTCATGCGTATTCCACCAGGGCTGTTATGTCAAGGACCTCAGCCGGCTAGGTCGTGATCTACGGAAAACCCTGATCCTGGACAATTCTCCTGCCTCCTACATCTTCCATCCGGAGAATGCG GTGCCAGTCCAGTCTTGGTTCGATGACATGGCGGACACCGAGCTGCTGAACCTGATCCCTATCTTTGAGGAGCTGAGTGAAGCAGAGGATGTTTATACCAGCCTTGGCCAGCTGAGGGCACCCTAA
- the CTDSP2 gene encoding carboxy-terminal domain RNA polymerase II polypeptide A small phosphatase 2 isoform X2, whose translation MESRSIITQVQRDEALVLSKQVLVSKSSPKKPRGRNIFKALFCCLRAQNVGQSAFGGEHGPHKEETSTIAKIPGTCLLPEVTQQDRGRICVVIDLDETLVHSSFKPINNADFIVPVEIEGTTHQVYVLKRPFVDEFLRRMGELFECVLFTASLAKYADPVTDLLDKCGVFRTRLFRESCVFHQGCYVKDLSRLGRDLRKTLILDNSPASYIFHPENAVPVQSWFDDMADTELLNLIPIFEELSEAEDVYTSLGQLRAP comes from the exons TCTTGGTGTCCAAATCCTCCCCAAAGAAGCCTCGTGGCCGGAACATCTTCAAGGCTCTTTTCTGTTGCCTCCGTGCACAGAATGTCGGGCAGTCAGCCTTTGGTGGAGAGCATGGCCCGCATAAGGAGGAGACCAGCACCATTGCCAAG ATTCCTGGGACGTGCCTTCTCCCTGAGGTGACTCAGCAAGATCGGGGCCGAATATGTGTGGTGATTGATCTGGATGAGACCTTAGTGCACAGCTCCTTCAAG CCGATCAACAATGCCGACTTCATAGTGCCTGTCGAAATAGAAGGGACGACCCATCAG GTGTATGTGCTGAAGAGGCCATTTGTAGATGAGTTCCTGAGGCGGATGGGGGAGCTGTTTGAGTGTGTGCTGTTCACTGCCAGCCTGGCTAAG TATGCTGACCCAGTAACTGACCTGCTGGACAAGTGTGGAGTCTTCCGAACCCGCCTTTTCCGGGAGTCATGCGTATTCCACCAGGGCTGTTATGTCAAGGACCTCAGCCGGCTAGGTCGTGATCTACGGAAAACCCTGATCCTGGACAATTCTCCTGCCTCCTACATCTTCCATCCGGAGAATGCG GTGCCAGTCCAGTCTTGGTTCGATGACATGGCGGACACCGAGCTGCTGAACCTGATCCCTATCTTTGAGGAGCTGAGTGAAGCAGAGGATGTTTATACCAGCCTTGGCCAGCTGAGGGCACCCTAA